A genomic segment from Clostridium pasteurianum BC1 encodes:
- the pyrF gene encoding orotidine-5'-phosphate decarboxylase, with amino-acid sequence MIIDELYQRVAKNGHVCLGLDTDMDYIPKWFLDKYNDMEDALFNFNKKIIDETLDVVACYKVQIAYYEAYGLSGLRAYKKTLEYIKNEKAISIADIKRGDIAKTAEMYAKAHFEGDFESDFVTLNPYMGFDSVEPYLPYIENKEKGAFILLRTSNPGSKDIQYIATDKEERVYNIVGEKINTMGKAYLGECGYSSIGAVVGCTTGFEGKEIRDKYKSTFFLIPGYGAQGGTAEEVANYLSEGNGGIVNSSRGILLAYKKVEDGQHDFEKCARNAAINMRDDIKAYSKNK; translated from the coding sequence ATGATTATAGATGAGCTTTACCAAAGAGTTGCAAAAAATGGCCATGTTTGTTTGGGGCTGGATACAGATATGGACTACATACCAAAATGGTTTTTAGATAAATACAATGACATGGAAGATGCTCTATTTAATTTTAATAAGAAAATAATAGATGAAACTCTAGATGTAGTTGCTTGCTACAAGGTGCAAATCGCATATTATGAAGCTTACGGATTAAGTGGATTAAGAGCCTACAAGAAAACTTTAGAATATATAAAGAATGAAAAAGCTATATCTATAGCAGATATAAAAAGAGGAGATATAGCAAAAACTGCTGAAATGTATGCAAAGGCTCATTTTGAGGGAGATTTTGAAAGTGATTTTGTTACTCTAAATCCTTATATGGGCTTTGATAGTGTAGAACCATACCTTCCTTACATAGAAAATAAGGAAAAGGGAGCATTTATACTTTTAAGAACCTCTAATCCTGGCTCAAAGGATATACAATATATAGCTACAGATAAAGAGGAAAGAGTGTATAATATAGTTGGTGAAAAGATAAATACTATGGGAAAAGCTTATTTAGGTGAATGCGGATACAGTTCTATTGGTGCTGTGGTTGGCTGTACTACAGGCTTTGAAGGTAAAGAAATAAGAGATAAGTATAAATCTACCTTCTTTTTAATACCTGGCTATGGTGCTCAGGGAGGAACTGCAGAGGAAGTAGCTAATTATTTATCAGAAGGTAATGGAGGAATAGTGAATTCCTCAAGGGGCATACTTCTTGCATATAAAAAAGTTGAGGATGGGCAGCACGACTTTGAAAAATGTGCCAGAAATGCTGCTATAAATATGAGAGATGATATTAAGGCATATTCAAAAAATAAATAA
- the pyrE gene encoding orotate phosphoribosyltransferase, which produces MGNSEDKVIEILRESEALLEGHFLLSSGRHSEKYCQCAKLLQHPDKAEKVISVIVDKIKDVDFDIIVGPAMGGVLVSYELARQTGKPGIFAERVDGKMTIKRGFEVKKGDKVIISEDVVTTGKSSFEVVEILRKLGAEVVALCCIVDRRAKDVKTELPIYSAIKLEIESYEKESCPLCAKGIPYVKPGSRNIV; this is translated from the coding sequence ATGGGAAATTCAGAAGATAAGGTTATAGAAATTTTAAGAGAATCAGAAGCACTTTTGGAGGGACACTTTTTATTATCCTCAGGAAGGCACAGCGAAAAGTACTGTCAATGTGCTAAACTTTTACAACATCCTGACAAGGCAGAAAAGGTTATAAGCGTAATTGTAGATAAAATAAAGGATGTGGATTTTGATATAATTGTAGGACCAGCTATGGGTGGGGTATTGGTTTCTTATGAATTGGCAAGACAGACAGGAAAGCCTGGAATCTTTGCCGAGAGAGTAGATGGGAAGATGACTATAAAGAGAGGCTTTGAAGTTAAAAAAGGTGATAAGGTAATAATTTCTGAAGATGTTGTTACTACAGGAAAATCTTCTTTTGAAGTAGTGGAAATTTTAAGAAAGCTTGGAGCCGAAGTAGTTGCATTATGTTGTATAGTGGATAGAAGGGCAAAAGATGTAAAGACTGAATTACCTATATACAGTGCCATTAAGCTGGAAATTGAAAGCTATGAAAAAGAAAGTTGCCCTCTTTGCGCAAAGGGAATTCCATATGTAAAACCAGGAAGTAGGAATATAGTTTAA
- a CDS encoding dihydroorotase → MELLIKNGRIIDCASNFIGDVYIKDGIIKEIGDNLDKDCETIDAKGYVVMPAFVDLHSHFRDPGLQYKEDIETGSRAAVRGGYTTANLMGNTKPICSNMGIVNYVINKAKEIGLVDAYQTVSITKDLQGKDISHLSEIDASVKCISDDGKGVYSGKIMHDAMVIAKERDFVVMSHAEDEEITPISTRLSENIMTERDITLAKFTGCHLHLSHVSTKEAMKAIIDAKRDGFNITCEVTPHHIALIGEDIYKVNPPIREVEDVEYLINAIEKGYVDAIGTDHAPHSKEDKEKGACGISGIETSFSVCYTKLVKEGNLTINKLSKIMSKTPAEILKVNKGKISIGYTGDLVIVDLNSKYTVDSKNFQSKGKNTPFDGRELYGSIVRTIKSGKTVFQSV, encoded by the coding sequence ATGGAACTTTTGATAAAGAACGGAAGAATTATAGATTGTGCCTCTAATTTTATTGGTGACGTATATATTAAAGATGGAATTATAAAGGAAATAGGGGATAACTTAGATAAGGATTGTGAAACTATTGATGCAAAAGGCTATGTGGTTATGCCTGCTTTTGTGGATTTGCACAGTCATTTTAGGGATCCAGGTTTACAATATAAAGAGGATATAGAAACAGGCAGTAGAGCAGCAGTTAGAGGTGGTTATACTACTGCAAATCTTATGGGAAATACTAAACCTATATGCAGTAATATGGGAATTGTAAATTATGTTATTAATAAGGCAAAGGAAATTGGCCTTGTAGATGCATATCAAACTGTAAGTATAACTAAAGATCTTCAGGGAAAAGATATTAGCCATCTCAGTGAAATTGATGCTTCTGTAAAATGTATATCTGATGATGGAAAAGGTGTGTATAGCGGAAAAATTATGCATGACGCCATGGTTATAGCTAAAGAAAGAGATTTCGTAGTAATGTCTCATGCAGAGGATGAGGAAATTACACCAATAAGTACCAGACTTTCTGAAAATATTATGACCGAAAGAGATATTACTTTAGCCAAATTTACCGGTTGTCATTTACATCTATCTCATGTAAGTACAAAGGAGGCTATGAAGGCTATTATTGATGCAAAGAGAGATGGCTTTAATATAACTTGTGAAGTCACACCACATCATATAGCTCTCATAGGAGAAGATATATATAAGGTAAATCCTCCTATTAGGGAAGTTGAGGACGTGGAATATCTTATAAATGCTATTGAAAAAGGTTATGTTGATGCCATAGGTACGGATCATGCTCCACATAGCAAAGAGGATAAGGAAAAGGGTGCCTGTGGAATATCTGGTATTGAAACTTCTTTTTCTGTATGCTATACGAAGCTTGTTAAAGAGGGTAATTTAACTATAAATAAACTTTCTAAAATAATGTCTAAAACTCCTGCAGAGATACTAAAGGTTAATAAGGGCAAAATATCCATAGGTTATACGGGGGATTTAGTAATTGTAGATTTAAATAGTAAATATACCGTTGATTCAAAGAATTTTCAGTCAAAGGGCAAAAATACGCCTTTTGATGGAAGAGAATTATATGGTTCAATTGTAAGAACAATAAAGTCAGGTAAAACTGTCTTTCAGAGCGTGTAG
- a CDS encoding dihydroorotate dehydrogenase, protein MTNVSICGVDFKNPVIAASGTFGFGNEYINYFDVGKLGGISSKGLTIMPKEGNNGMRIYEVASGIMNSVGLQNPGVEHFIKEELQAMKKLDTVVIANLGGGTTEDYEKGIELLNNTDVDIIELNISCPNVKHGGMAFGIKSNVAFDVVSRVKKYCDKPLMVKLSPNAEDIVDMAVKCTEAGADSISLVNTFKAMAIDINKRKPIFDNVSAGLSGPCIKPIALRMVYEVAKAVDVPVVGMGGISNGKDALEFIMAGATAVQIGTANFMKPDICLDIIDDIEAFMKKEGINDLSEITGIIK, encoded by the coding sequence ATGACTAATGTTAGCATTTGTGGAGTAGATTTTAAAAATCCTGTAATAGCTGCTTCTGGAACCTTTGGCTTTGGAAATGAGTACATTAATTATTTTGATGTAGGTAAACTGGGCGGAATTTCTTCAAAGGGTTTAACTATTATGCCTAAGGAAGGTAATAATGGTATGAGGATTTATGAAGTAGCCAGTGGAATAATGAATAGCGTAGGTCTTCAAAATCCAGGAGTTGAACATTTTATAAAAGAAGAACTTCAAGCAATGAAAAAACTTGATACAGTAGTTATAGCTAATTTAGGTGGTGGAACTACAGAGGATTATGAAAAGGGTATAGAATTATTAAATAACACAGATGTGGACATTATAGAGTTAAATATTTCCTGTCCTAATGTTAAACATGGTGGGATGGCTTTTGGTATAAAATCTAATGTAGCTTTTGATGTGGTGAGCAGAGTAAAAAAATATTGCGATAAGCCACTAATGGTAAAATTATCTCCAAATGCTGAGGACATAGTAGATATGGCAGTTAAATGTACAGAAGCTGGAGCGGATTCCATATCCTTAGTAAATACATTTAAGGCCATGGCAATTGATATTAATAAGAGAAAGCCTATATTTGACAATGTAAGTGCAGGACTTTCTGGTCCATGTATAAAACCTATAGCGCTTAGAATGGTTTATGAAGTAGCAAAAGCTGTAGATGTACCTGTTGTTGGTATGGGCGGAATATCAAATGGAAAAGATGCTTTAGAATTCATTATGGCAGGAGCTACTGCAGTACAAATTGGAACTGCTAATTTCATGAAGCCAGATATATGCCTTGATATAATAGATGACATTGAAGCATTTATGAAAAAAGAAGGAATAAATGATTTGTCAGAAATAACAGGTATAATTAAATAA
- a CDS encoding M1 family metallopeptidase, producing MLKKMSKLICIFTVIMLLISGCGKGSESAQTFSPASPAIKSINSIKPAVESNTKVNFPKNNYKLDVKLDTELKTLTGEEKLTYVNKSKSPLKEVYFHIYPNAYKEKATTPAQFGFNETFPDGFSAGSIDIKDLWVNGKTSDFEISGKDKTILRVPLEKELKPGNKIDFSLNFTVKIPKGKDRLSYYNTSYNFGNWYPIAAEYDEKGWHLDSYYSMGDPFYSTVSDYKVNVTVPKDYIVAATGESGKEKIKNNLKTYSFNENNVRDFAFTTSNKFKFKQEKVDGINVKCYGLGTDEELSNEMNYAKNAVETFNKFFGKYPYKTYSVAESSFLTGMEYPGIVFISDNPEYKKSGYYEVIVVHETAHQWWYGVIGDDEVNEAWLDESFACYSEDIYNESVKNNRDDFLKLKDYYYTYAAANPNQKVMLKPVQDFKDDMEYSILVYYKGAVMLDDFREKVGDEEFFKIIQTYFNRYKYKVTKTGDFISVANEITGKDWNDYFNKWLKGE from the coding sequence ATGTTAAAAAAGATGTCAAAGCTTATATGTATATTTACAGTCATAATGCTATTAATTTCAGGATGTGGAAAAGGCAGTGAAAGTGCGCAGACTTTTAGTCCTGCTAGCCCTGCAATAAAGAGTATAAATTCCATAAAGCCTGCAGTGGAGAGTAATACAAAAGTTAATTTTCCTAAGAACAATTACAAACTAGATGTAAAATTGGATACTGAACTTAAAACTTTAACTGGGGAAGAAAAGTTAACCTATGTGAATAAGAGTAAAAGTCCTCTTAAAGAAGTATATTTTCATATTTATCCTAATGCCTATAAAGAAAAAGCTACTACACCTGCACAATTTGGATTTAATGAAACCTTTCCAGATGGATTTAGTGCTGGAAGTATTGACATAAAGGATTTATGGGTGAATGGTAAAACTTCTGATTTCGAAATAAGTGGAAAAGATAAAACAATTTTAAGAGTACCTCTGGAAAAGGAACTGAAACCAGGAAATAAAATTGATTTTAGTTTAAATTTCACAGTAAAAATTCCGAAAGGGAAAGATAGATTAAGTTATTATAATACATCCTATAATTTTGGAAATTGGTATCCTATAGCAGCAGAATATGATGAAAAAGGTTGGCATTTAGATTCTTATTACAGCATGGGAGATCCTTTTTACAGTACAGTATCTGACTACAAAGTAAATGTAACAGTTCCTAAGGATTACATAGTGGCAGCTACTGGAGAATCCGGCAAGGAAAAAATCAAAAACAATTTAAAAACTTATTCTTTCAATGAAAATAATGTTAGAGATTTTGCTTTCACTACCAGTAATAAGTTTAAGTTTAAGCAGGAAAAGGTTGATGGAATAAATGTAAAATGTTATGGTCTTGGAACAGATGAAGAACTTTCCAATGAAATGAATTATGCAAAGAATGCTGTAGAAACTTTCAATAAATTTTTTGGTAAATATCCTTATAAAACTTATTCTGTAGCAGAAAGCAGTTTTTTAACTGGTATGGAATATCCAGGTATAGTGTTCATTTCTGATAATCCAGAATATAAGAAAAGTGGTTATTATGAAGTCATTGTAGTTCATGAAACTGCTCATCAATGGTGGTATGGTGTCATAGGAGATGATGAGGTGAATGAAGCATGGCTGGATGAAAGTTTTGCATGTTATTCAGAAGATATATACAATGAGAGTGTAAAAAATAACAGAGATGATTTTTTGAAATTAAAGGATTATTATTATACTTATGCTGCAGCTAATCCAAATCAAAAAGTCATGTTAAAACCAGTACAGGATTTTAAGGATGATATGGAATATTCTATTTTGGTTTATTATAAAGGGGCTGTAATGCTGGATGATTTTAGGGAAAAGGTAGGAGACGAGGAATTCTTTAAAATAATTCAAACTTATTTTAACAGATATAAATACAAAGTTACCAAAACAGGAGATTTTATATCAGTAGCAAATGAAATTACAGGGAAGGATTGGAATGATTATTTTAATAAGTGGCTAAAAGGTGAATAG
- a CDS encoding dihydroorotate dehydrogenase electron transfer subunit, protein MSKKYMVKSVFSNEKIEEDIYEITIAGNFEGKPGQFYLLRAWDTEPVLSRPISIYDKDEEKIKFLYRVFGRGTEILAKLKKGDEIKLTGPLGNGFDLDKLQGKVALVAGGIGIAPMLYLSKELKASSVDLYAGFRNNSKTVDSVEKYVNNFYLSTENGEAGHKGYVTDLLDVEKYDVVVCCGPEIMMAKVIKMCNEKDIPLYVSMENRMACGIGACLVCTCKTKDGRKRSCKEGPVFLGKELVIND, encoded by the coding sequence ATGAGCAAAAAATATATGGTGAAAAGTGTATTCAGCAATGAAAAAATAGAGGAAGACATCTATGAAATTACTATAGCGGGAAACTTTGAAGGTAAACCTGGACAGTTTTATCTCTTGAGAGCTTGGGATACAGAACCGGTATTATCTAGACCTATAAGTATATACGATAAAGATGAAGAAAAAATAAAATTTTTATATAGAGTCTTTGGAAGAGGTACAGAAATTTTAGCTAAATTAAAAAAAGGTGACGAAATAAAACTTACAGGACCCTTGGGAAATGGATTTGACCTAGATAAATTGCAGGGAAAAGTGGCTTTAGTAGCAGGTGGTATAGGCATTGCACCTATGTTATACTTGTCTAAGGAATTAAAGGCTTCTTCTGTAGATTTATATGCTGGTTTTAGAAATAATAGCAAAACTGTGGATAGTGTGGAAAAATATGTTAATAACTTCTATTTATCCACAGAAAATGGTGAAGCTGGACATAAAGGCTACGTAACTGATTTACTCGATGTGGAAAAATATGACGTAGTTGTCTGCTGTGGACCAGAAATAATGATGGCAAAAGTGATAAAAATGTGTAATGAGAAAGATATACCATTATATGTGTCTATGGAAAACAGAATGGCTTGTGGAATTGGTGCATGCCTTGTATGTACATGTAAAACTAAGGATGGAAGAAAGAGATCCTGTAAGGAAGGACCTGTATTTTTAGGAAAGGAGCTTGTAATAAATGACTAA